The DNA region ttgacaatacaatttttcacttttttattttattatttaatatattaattacaaagaaattgcttcctTTATTTTAATGCAAAAGTAGGAAGATTTTACagcttaatatatttaattaaaatttaatgataattaaattaaaaaataaattactatgGCTAATAtatttgttaaaaaatatttttttatctaattaaatattttattaaatgatTATATTAATGCGTAGTTTTTGTATATTAGAGtgtcttgtttcatttttttttccgcTCTTTTTTGAAGAACTAAAGTGTTATATTTCAGGAGTCTTTTGTCATGTTCTATTCTAACTTATACAACAAACATGTAAATttagttggtagttgaataaataattgatctaaaaaatttattgatcaatttttagtttagtttaatgtatataatacaaataattttttttatgttttttggtgtatttataacaaaatttcaattgagttATACATTtttgtaggtagttgaatagctaatgacttagaaaaattgattcattttttatattttaatttgatttttttactacaaaggaaaatgttaatacaaaggttaattaaaagtaacttttacattttagtaggtagtgtaaaaaataataataagttttatttgttatttttttaaaattcctcAACTTATGATGgataattattataaaattatttttaattttaatatataacaaattataaagtcttaaaattaaaaagaagtataaaaattactattaactatctaatattttttttaggaagcagaaataaaatttaatatttttgttaatgtaaagttagtcaatttcaGTTAAATTTCCCTCAtgtagtaattaataattaaaataatattaatatttaatttaaaatatgagaaattgaaaagtttaacaattactaattaataattactAATAAGTGGATGTATATTGGAAGTTGAATAGAAATTTCTTtaactttctttctttattgcatttaatacttttagctcaagtgagctttacatatatatatagatatatagaagATTTAGTGAGTGGGGTGCTCTTAATGCATAAAAAACAAGAACTCACCAAAATAAGACATGAAGGGAAAGAGTACTATTAACTCATTATGTTGTATAATATTAAACATGATAGTATTAAGCTTAATAATATTAGATCTAATATGAAAAGACCTGATAAAAACTTAATACTATATTACGTTTAACTATACACAATATAATATACCATATCTTTCAAATTGTTATAATTATATGTTTGGTGAAGGGAAGTGGTAGTACTGGAAAGTAGTGGTGATGGTAGTGGTTGTAGTGGCGGCGTTGGAGGATAGTTGCGACGATAATGGTTGCggtggtagtagtggcgatggtggtggtggatgcgATAATGAGGGGTGGTGTTGGTTGTGGCGGTGGCGGTAATGGTGATGCATGGTTGTGGTGGTTACAACAAAAATGGTGAAGGATAGGATGGTGGTTGTAGTGTTTGGCAACGCCGTTAGTAGGTGGTGGCGGTAGTAATTGTAGTGTGATGGCGGTGACCGTTTGAAAATCACATCAAAATTAGTTTTGATTGTTAGAAAGGAAATATAACGGACTAAGAGCACACAACGCAGTAAGAACATTCAATGGCGTACTGCTTCCAATGCAACAAGGAGAACCATCTCGAGATGCTTTGCGAGCCAAGGAGTCCGTAGCATTATATATTCTCTTGTAAATATATAGTTAAAATTACTAAATATTTTCTCCTCACATTAAAAAGTTTTAAGCCGATTTCTTTTTTGTAAAGAGGGAAGTATAAAAATGATCctagaaaatgtaaataaaaagtTTGCATGGCGGATTGATCATGAATGATAATAGGAAGTAGTAGACATGTCTTCCTGGCAATTGAGCTATGTGACCCACAAGTACGTTAATGCCCACTGCGACATGCGTATCTCAAACCGTATTTGATCGTATTCTACATTTAATTCCTACACTTACCTCACTCATATAGTGTTATGGTTCTAAATTAAATGACCATGTGCCATGTTCCCCAGTGCTAGCTCTTTTACTACTACACTTCCATTCCATTCTATTTCACCATTTCATAAATTCATTGTGTTCCATTATGCATAATAAAGCACAAGAAAGGAAATACAAGcggtgaaaaataaaaaacctaccACCGGCCCCCCTAATTAACCAAAATGAGAACATATATATATCACTGTAGGAAAAtccatatatttttttgttacatttgcataatgtttttttatttcatatgtaAGAATTTGAAATCATGTCGTgaataaatttttataaatcaattttttttataaatcatgtaattttaaaatttttatttcaaaacgATTTCATATGTTTTTACATATAAATCATGTCTATATATGCTGAGGTTtctctccaaaaaaaaaaagattttgaatCATGTCgtgaataaatttttaatttgaaatcCGAATTAGGAAAATTTAGGATTGATGCCTCGTTGAATAATTGTTTCTACAACTTACGATCTTAGGACGATCATAAATTAAATCTAAGAAGAGATTGTCTAACCAAATATGAAAATGATGGTGTAGATTCTTATACCTCTACTTTGAAATAAAATTTTGATAatatagagagaaaaaaaaactcattaatCAAAACTCGTTCCATTCAttctcttatttttattttcacaaCTATGAATAGTgtgatatataaaataaaattgaagatcCAATGTGGTAGAGAGAAACTCTACCAAGTAaaatcaaaggaagaaaatcaaaagaaaactaagaaaagaagataaaataaaactttgtcaattttcttgttaatctttcATAATGGAATCCATACAACTTATACTAACTATCCACTCTAAGGGATGAAAGGTGACCTTACATGTGGCACCATCATAGAAAGTAGAATATTCTAGAACATGATCTAAATAATAAACTAGaaataaacatagaaataataataactaattataattGGCATAGTAACTTGAGGCCCATAAATGATGTAGCTATAGAAGCCCATTGAGAATGCAACCCTCTACCATTACCATCCCCTTGAAAacatccttgtcctcaaggatggAAAAGTGAGCTAGCCATGCAACAAGAAAGATCCATGCTAGGAGAGTAATGTCAATGAGGCCAAGTCCAGGAAAAGAAGTAACTGTCATGTTAAATGAAAGCACCAAGGTAGCATGAAGGGCCAATAGAGTGACTTGATGTGGTGTGTAGTAACAAAAAATGCCTTGTGTGCTGTCCCATGAAGCAAGAAGTTCACGCCATTTAATTTCATGGCCAATGGGGAAGCCTAGCCACGCTATTAAGCTTTGTTGGAAAGACAATTCAAGTGGTGGACATAGGGAAGTCTTGTAAGACCAGCCCAATATAAGAAAGACCCAATTGAAAGAGTGTTGAGCATGGTGAGCAAGCTTCGTTTGACCCCTTGTGAACAAGTGGGGTAGCCATGCAAGGATGAGAATCCAAGTAAGAAGAGAACAATATGTGACATTGTGAAGCACTGAAGCAAGCAGTGACTGTAAGAGTTTAATTCTCTGGTGCTCAAGCCACACGGTTTGTGCAGCAAAGCTGGACCAATCGAAGAGCTTAGGTGCTGCCACATTTAATGACAAAGAGTACGCAGACACAGTTTGTGTTTGCAAGTCCTCAAAGATGAGAAAATGAGCCCGCCAAGCAACGAGAAGGATCCATGTGAGGAGCGTACCGAGACTTGGGCCAAGTCCATGAGTGAGCCCCAACCTTTGCTCCAGGACGCAGAAAGAAATAAGGAAGGTTGTTGTGGGAGGAATGGAAAATGCTAGTAGGCTCAACATGGGAAAATCATTTGGAATTGGGCCCATCCAAAAACAGATTCCACATATTTGGCTATGAAGCATTTCATCATGGTAGTTGCAATAAGAGAGCAATGCTGTTTGCAGCAAAAGAACATGTGTGCATGGCCTAATAAAAGACACCTTGTTCCAATTTGTTTCCACATTGCCAAATGAATTATATGCTACCGAGGTAGGGCCCGTGGGTAAAAGAATTTCCCATTCCATGTACCAAGTGGGATGCACGAACCCCATGTGTGAAAGAAAATGGGAATTCAACTCTTCATGCCTAGCATCCCGTGGTCTTTGACAATGTGTCCCTATGGAGCTTGGAACAGGGAAAAGTAAGTGGATAACAACCAATGGAGCACAATCACACTGCGTACAAGTGCTTTGATATGTTGTCGTAGAGTGCATTGAATCATGGAGAAAAGGTTTGAGCAAACCCTCCTCAAAATACAGTAAGCCTCTTGTCAATTTATACTGTGTTATATGTGCTTTGGAGCTGAAGATAGCTTCTCCTGCTAGTGAGGAAGAACTGATCCAAAATGTAGTCCCAATTGCTAGATAGGAGTCTAAAAGGAATATAGCAAGTTGTCCCAGAGCAGAGGTTCTTGCCTCAAGTTCACCATCAACCTTGGTAGCAGTAGATATATCACAAGAGCTTAACCAAGCAGGATGAAAATGCCTAGCAGGCCAGTCAAAAATATTAGCTGTAGATGTCTGAGTAACATAGGTCAATGTAGCAGGATGAAGGTAAATCAACTTCAAATTATCAGTAGCACATATAGCCAAGTTACCATTGGCTAAAATGGAAACAACAACATGAATTCCAGGATCAAACAGTGTGATAATCATTTCATGTAATGCGGTATCAACATGATTTTCAAAATGAGTAGTATTAGCAAGTATCTTCAAAAGTTTCTTCTCATGCATTTTATCAAACATATGGTGCGGGATTCGATGAGTTATGTCTCTTGGAATGAGAAGTGAGTCAGAGTTCAATTCAAGGATTGTACCAGGTGACCTTGTAGGTATGTTGCCCTCTTGGCTAGATAGAACGCATGACGTTGCCATAGAGATAGACATAGAGCTGAGAATAAGTTCAGCTATGGATGCCCAATCAAAATCCGTGTGACCATAGCTTTTCCACAATGAAAATCTCATAGGTGTGGCTTGTATAGGATAAGCATTGGGCTGACCTCCAAAGGCAGAGTAGTGCAAAACTGAATCTCTTGTAGCATGTCTTGAGATAGCAGCATAGTTAGGTTGATCAAATACCAGAGTTAACATAGCAACCACTTGAACAATGCCAGGATCAAATAGTTTCATACCAGGTCCAGATAATGATGAAAGTGCAATCTCTGATGTCAAATTCATTGGTCTCATCCTCTGCCAGTCAAGTAATAGGTTGATGTATGTTTCTAATAGCTTTTCAAAAGTATTATCAACACATATCCTCGTATTCCTTGTCACAAGCATTTTCTCAAACACCTTAGGACATGGAACCCCAATTTTTTGTACATCAACAGTAGTGCTTGAATTGTGAAATTGCATAAGCAACTTGTCAAAATGCTTTTCAAATTGAGCCTCATTATTTTTCTGCACAAACTTACCCTCAAGCAAATTTCCAAACACTTGGCGGGGGTTCCTAAGAACTAAGTCAGTTGTTTTCAAAACAAATGTTTTGTTTACATCAGGAGTAATAGCATCTGACCTTGTTGCATATGGGGTTGAATCAACTGGGGTAGTGATGAGAGAGGAGTCCTCGGATGTAGATGACTCGTGGGATTCAATCTCTGTTTCTGCACTACCCAATTCCACCCTAGAAACCACCTCAGGTAGGAGATGCACGTCTGAAGAAGCCTCAAACGGGAGCTGAGCTCCATCCTCCAGTGTTGTTTCACTGAAAACAACCCTATGAGGAGAAACTTGTTCAGAGCTTCTCTGAATCTCAACCAATGAAGATTTCTCAAACCCATATTTGACTGTGGTTGTAGAAAATCCGTTGGGTCTGTTGTAGACAAAGTACAATCGGAACACAACTTTGAATTCCTCCCAGCTATGGATCTGTTGGTGGCTCAATCGGAACCATGTCAGGGCCTTGCCACCCAGATGTATTGCCAAGAGCTGGAACCGTGTTTCCCATGGGTAGGGATTTTGAAGGAAATAGCAATCTGCCATGAACAACCAGTATTCAGGGTTCTCTCCATTGAACTCCGAGAGCTGCAGACTTGAATGTGTTTGTGGGTAATAAGATGGGACATTGTGACAGTAATAAGGTGATGTATTGGGCTGAGATGGGGGACTGTAGAAGATGGATCGGGGATCACGTTGTGCGGAAAGGATGGATGATAATACATCATAGTTGAGCACCATGATGCAATGGAAGGAAGAGATCAATGATGAAAGCACCAAATTGGTAGAGAGAAACTCTACCAAGTAaaatcaaaggaagaaaatcaaaagaaaactaagaaaagaagataaaataaaactttgtcaattttcttgttaatctttcATAATGGAATCCATACAACTTATACTAACTATCCACTCTAAGGGATGAAAGATGACCTTACATGTGGCACCATCATAGAAAGTAGAATATTCTAGAACATGATCTAAATAATAAACTAGaaataaacatagaaataataataactaattataattGGCATAGTAACTTGAGGCCCATAAATGATGAAGCTATAGAAGCCCATTGAGAATGCAACCCTCTACCACAATGCAGCATTAAAAGTGTGACTGCGATAAACGACAAATCCTCGTGTGCTTGTTGTGGCGTCCACGTCACAGAAAGAAGAGAAACGATGGTGGTGATTAGTAGAAGGGTAGAATTCAGTGAATGGCAAATTCGCGTTTAAGCAATTGCGGAAGGGACATATCCGTAATTGAAATATTGAACACAATTATTTTGCTTAAGACCGGTTCTCCACCAAACGGAATTATCGAACGCAACGCAAATACATGATCATGAAGAGAtgattctttcttcttctcctccttcttctcgtTTCCACTGCCAAAATCTGCACTGTTATCTCATCCCTGCACCTTGCACCTTGATCCTCTTCCATTAATTTCTCCGTTTACGGTTTCCGTCAGCTTCCATGACGTGTCAGTCAATCCTTCGGCCAAGTTTCGGCGCTGGCTTGAACCCCACTTGATCCGCATAACGGCGCCGTCAATTTCCCCGTTTTGAGATTCCCCCGTCACTGTTAACGGAGActggaccaccaccaccacactcacTCACACACTATGAAAATGCTATCACCCAATCCCAACCGTTGAACCCTCTCGTCATTATCACATTTTTCGTCGTCTCCGTACTACACGCgcgcactctctctctctctctcttacatTCACAAAAACGCACAGCATCAgcgagaaagagagagagagcaccTACAACACCTGAAAAGCGAGCGAGGAGTGAGGTGTGGAATTCGAAGGAGCACGTACTTGCAGAGAgagattcaattcaattcactgATTGCGTAGTAGTCGTCAATGGAGATGGCACAGAACGGTGTCAGGACACGAGCTCAAGCCGCATtagccatggaagaagaagaagaagaagctaccaGTTCACCTGCACAAACACAAACACCAAAGAGAAGGAAGATcaacaacaacaccaccaccaaacCAGAACGAGAATTCCCTCACCACAAGGCTCAGACTCCGACGGCGGAACGGCCTACCTCCGATGACTTACCGGCTGCCTCTTGCTGTTCCAGCAACGGATCCGTCGGGAACGATGAGAAAACGAACGATCTGGAGGTAAGAGGAATTAATTTCCTGTGTTAATTCTCTGAACTGATGAACAATTACTGAACCTGCGTTTTgtagctctctctctctttaaTTAATTACTCTACTAgttactactactactactcaTTGAAATGAAATGGCTCTTTCACTTTCACTGGTTCAATTGCATTTACAGCGAAATTAATTAATGCAGTTTCAAACGTTTCTTCCTCAGGTTGAGAGCGCGCAAGTTGAAACGTCGACGCGCAATTGCGGTgaacaacaagaagaagaagaagaagaaactcacaggtttaatttaattttgaaattaattgattttaccgtttttaatttttcaaaatttgaaatcgCTTCCAGCAGTTTCATGTCGTTTGAGTTCGTTCGAAAACGCTTCGAATCAACGGTACCTCACTCACAACAGTCATAAAATCTTTCAGTTCAAAACAAAATCCTGAGCCATTCTCTATATATACACGCACATTCATTCCATTTGTAATTCTGTGTCATCAGGAGAGAGATGAGCCACTCGAGCAAGAACGGAGGAAATTCTCAGGAGATGGAGTCAATGGAGGCCAATTCTCACCGTCCTACATCAACAGCAGCGATCAGAAAGCCAACGGAATTGGAGCTCGATGAATTCTTCTCCGCCCATGAGAAAGACATTCAGCAGCGTTTTCAAGACAAGTAAGTTCAATCAACACTCAATTTCActcctctctcactctctctcttctttttccttttctgattTCACATCATAATCACCTTACCATATGTACAAAGCTTCATTCATGATCATCGTTCCTCTTCAAATTGATCTTGTAGGTATAATTTTGATATCGTGAAGGATGTGCCATTGGAAGGACGCTACGAGTGGGTTCAGTTTAAGCCATGAACGATTTGCGTCCCTTTAGTTCTCACCAGCCACcgtagaagaaagaagctaggCAGTGATCGATTTGAACCTGCAACTTTGCTGACATTGTTAttattcttagttcttaccttTAGTTTAGacattttagttttaattttaccAGAACTATGTTATTTTGGTGTACAGCTTTTAGATTTTTCTGTGTTGTGGTGGTTGAGGTGATGAACAAGCTAGCTTTCAGCTTCGTTTGTTCTTTGTACTGATTTAACGCAGAAGAAGCTATAGCTTAAGCCTTACAGCTGTAGCTAATTGTGCTGAATTTCTGTAAGTTCTCTCCCTGAAGAACAAAACGATTCGATTGATCCCTAGAAAAAGCGTTTCTGCAATCTGCATCGACTCTCGTTTTCTCTCTAACCTCCCCTAAAATTTCGTGTCCTTTATTCAATTTGTTTTAACTGTGATCCATCAAAGTCTGTGTTTGTATGAttgcatcttctttttcttttctttctcactttcctttttcttaacttttttgaaatttcacaagtattttaaagaaattcaaaacagaagaaaacaaggaaggagaaggagagtAATTAACCATTCTTCTGGAATCGCAGCTAGTTTTTCGTTTAATTGTGGGGCTTGGGAGAGGTACTTGTAGGGACAGGCATCATGCCGTGTAAGTTACGGGGTATGAGTTTGAGAGAGGGGTGGCAAAAGCTGATCTTATTATCCTCCCATGTGATAAGAGAAAGAagagtagtagtagtagtactcTTCCAATCTTGGAACCAAATCCACTGCACTTTTCACAAGTACAACAAAATTGGTAACAGAGTGAAAATTTGGAAGattgttaattgttattttcTGCATATACATACCTCTTTCTCGCTTGATCTATACCTATAAGTGAAAATGTGTTTCATCTTTACCAAAATTCAAATGCATTTGATGGATGAGCTAATAGGAAAGAAACTGAGAAGACGCTGGAATTTTTAATTGGTAATTTGCCATGTAGCAACGTGTTGGTGACGTTGTACTATATCTATATAGGCTAGCTGCTACCTAGGAGGCAAATTAAGGCAGCGTTTTAGTGCAGCTACTGGTAGCACATGGTGTGAGGATTGAGATTctctgagcagagtgaggattTCATGATGATGTGTGTCCTGAGCAACTGCTCCTTTCCGTTATGCTATAATCATTACGATTCGGGTGGGAATTATCAGAGATATGATATGGATCGCAGGGAGAGAGAGGATCCTGAATGATTCTTGGAAACTTTTTCAATTTTGAAGGACGTTTATTACCTCCCTTTTTACCACTACTGACATACACACATTTAGATAAGGCTTTTCTCATCCTCCCTAAAAAAGAAAGACAGGAAACATATACAACTCATCTTTAATTAGAGGCCAATGTATATAAAGCATGTTGAAAATTCAGTGGGATGTAGAGATATATACTATGTGGGGCGCATTTTTTTATATCATCatgatcatttttttttctcatcagTTGTGTGACCGTGCATGTGTTTCAGAACAAAATTATTCCCACATATATAAATTTGAACAGGGAAACCATTGTCACTAACTAGGAGTGGCCAAGACAAGAAAACAAGAATCTCAATTCAATTTAATGAAAGATAGTTCTTTTCTCCTAATTATCAAGTAGGGGCCCGGACCCGGGTATTCTTTTATGTATACACGTGACGACAAGTTAATGATGCAAAAATGTAATTCACAAAATCATACTATTTGCACACACAACAACACCGCTTATTTGTCCCCTGGGCCTCCCCTACTCCATGTTAAATAATAACTAGGTTTAATTGCATTTTTATCCCTCTTAGTTTACACTATGTTTGATTTTGGTCACatgatttttttcaagctaATTAAATATCTCTACTATAAAAATCAGGCAAATTTGGcccaatttcaatttttatatgcATAACATGACtaaatcttcattttctttttaaacacTTAAGAGCTTATGATAAACTTGATGCATGGTGCAATCTTATAGCTTTTAAGTTAAAATCTAGTGAAATTTTGATGCATGGTGCAATCTTATAGCTTTTAAGTTAAAATCTAGTGAAATTTTGTAAGGATTTTGTAGGATATGAGATTATGGTTTAAATAGGTGAGAAATTGGaacttcttaattttttattgaaatttaatattatgATTAGTGGGGTTTGATAAGAATAATGTTTTCAATGACTGAATTAATTCAATTTGCAAAGATTTTTATTAGAATATGAGAATCGAGAGTTTTAAGTAGAATAATAATGATAGAGAGATTTGATTTGCAACAATTGAAAATCTTAAAGAGACTAAATTTgctggaaaaaaatattaagggGACTAAAATCACTCATAGTTAAGTGGACCAAAAATTTAACTATGCCTATTAATTAAACATCACAACTCTTAactattttgattttcttttggaGGCTTCATAGCAATTATTTTGTATTGTTTTGGTCACTTCAATTTCTCTTTTGTGGGCTTAATGTAG from Lotus japonicus ecotype B-129 chromosome 2, LjGifu_v1.2 includes:
- the LOC130740820 gene encoding cyclin-dependent kinase inhibitor 3-like, with the translated sequence MEMAQNGVRTRAQAALAMEEEEEEATSSPAQTQTPKRRKINNNTTTKPEREFPHHKAQTPTAERPTSDDLPAASCCSSNGSVGNDEKTNDLEVESAQVETSTRNCGEQQEEEEEETHRREMSHSSKNGGNSQEMESMEANSHRPTSTAAIRKPTELELDEFFSAHEKDIQQRFQDKYNFDIVKDVPLEGRYEWVQFKP